A window of Cydia strobilella chromosome 10, ilCydStro3.1, whole genome shotgun sequence genomic DNA:
AGAATTATTGTGTGGGCAAAAAGAGGAACCCCTTGTTATCAGTGAGGTGCTATAAAACCAACCCCAAATTGGCTATCCCAGGGAAAACGGCCAAAAcaattttcgcgatttcagggttggtcccatagtaggTGGCTCAGTAAGACCTCTTAGGTATAATGTGTATCGCAAAATATGGCTCAAAAAAGTACTCTGAATAAACACCAACAATATTCAGAAGTAGGAACTTGGAAAACTAATGAGTatttgtcaaaaagttatccCTGCCTCTGATGGATCTACAAGCCAGCGAACCAAATTTATAGGACTTAGGCTTTACTGTTTCATGGACCATAGCAGTTTACATCATTTGCGATTTTATAACACTTcagtttaattaatatttaattaggtataggtttactaaaatgtacctattaaaCAAGAACTGGTGGTGTAACTTCTAGTTAGAACTTTGTGTTTACTTCTAACTCGTCCATAActctaatattaattaaatgtgacgttttcaactaaaaggtaccacattgttgcttgtcgataaggttgatttctaactgAAGctagcgacaataagtacccttttgattgaaaatggcacaaatatattaaaccgggtcactcacatatttATAAAGTTGATGATCAAAATCAAACAAATATAGGTGTTTTATATAGTTTATTTAAACTTAAGCCACCAGGGCTGAAGCGGTGCTGGACTCATACTTCCAGTTGGGGGGCAGCACACTCTTGGTCTTGTAGTAGCGCGCCAGCCTGTGAATCCTGGACTCTACGAGAATCAGGCGGAACTTGCTGTCCTTGTCTTTCCTGTAAAATATGTAAAGTAAGTATTATAAAAGGCTTAACTGCAAATCCTAAGTGaagactcatcatcatcatcatctagcctatttcggccacagcgactgcgttttaccactgagagcgtcgctggtgcgctctcaggtgactgacatCATCTGATGTGAGGTGAAGTGAAGACTATTGCAGTAATCAATGTTTAATACTTATGTCAAACAATCTCAATAAAAATCATATGCATTGACAAAATTTCCTTGGATCTCGTGAATATCTTCAATTTATGGTCCTAATACATGTACTTATAATGATGCAATTAAATGCATATTTGCATAATGCCAAAaataattaagaagacatagagtgctcactccatacatcggttttgttaccaaaaagactattctTTTTGTACTCTGCGTCAAGTAGTGGAACTCTCAGTACCGCaacttgacaatagatgtcacAGCAAAcagaaagtctaatgctcaatgatttttagctaatattataaccagagctgcttataatattagttataaattgttgagcaatacactttttatcagtcgcgacacaagtgacGTCTAGTGTCAAgaagcagtactgatagttccgctacttgacgctagatgtagactccGAAAATCTCTCTTTGACAACAAAATGATTTATGGGGTGAGCATTcttatgtcttcttaattctctttgataatGCTGCAAGAGCAGCTTGAAAACCTAATTCCGGTTTAGTACAAGTTTGTAATGGGATTGGCccgtcgaaataattagcagatggcgccagcatagcttgccctgtcaatccctagaattgtgtcaaatttttgtttttttaatgcctggatgccagccctttaaggcaaatctcatagaaaaaggagcaagctatgatggcaccatctctgcaaacctttgacagttgccaaccccattagttcatagtatttattttgaatgttttattgtcatttattaaactatttttcTCAATTCCAATAATGTGTTGGTGAGCATTACTGGAATCCATCATGCCTATGGTTTCCAAACTTTCCTACCCTTTAATGACATGCCTATTATGCATGTGAAATCTATGATACAGCAACAGCAAGTGATTCttacatttatccatattgaaaTTGATTAGTACTAAAtagcaaaattataaaaaggtaaaaaaatatagagCACCCACCTATTGCGCTCCAAATGCTTTCTCATGGCTACAGCCTTCTTGATAAGGTAGTAGAGGTCCTCGGGTAGGTCGGGGGCCAGGCCCATGGCCTTCATGATACGGAGGATCTTTTTGCCAGTGACGAATCTGACTTGGGCAACTCCATGTGAATCCCTAAGCATGACACCTGGAATGcaattgaaatttatttatttattgcatgttAAAAGGCACAAAGCTAATGGGTGTAAGTATTAAT
This region includes:
- the LOC134744817 gene encoding small ribosomal subunit protein uS15: MGRMHAPGKGISQSALPYRRSVPTWLKLTADDVKEQIFKLGKKGLTPSQIGVMLRDSHGVAQVRFVTGKKILRIMKAMGLAPDLPEDLYYLIKKAVAMRKHLERNRKDKDSKFRLILVESRIHRLARYYKTKSVLPPNWKYESSTASALVA